CCGCCCAGCACGATCCGGCCGGCGCGCGTGGAGGTGCTGATCGCGTTCCTGGCCAAGCGAATGGCGACCGCGCCCTGGTTGGGGTGAGAGCTTTAAAAAGCCGCTCATCTCGGCGAACGCCGGGACCCAGATGGAATAGCGGTGTGGCTGACGCCAAGAGCGCCGAGCGTCTCCAGTCCGCTTCCCAGATTTAGGATCTGGGTCCCGGCGTTCGCCGGGATGAGCGGATCAAAAAGGCCTACGCCATCTCGTGCTTGTCGTTCAGGCACTCGCCGATCGCACGCGCGCAGCCCGGCAAGCCCAGGGCGCCGATGAACGACATGGCGACAGCGCAGACCAGCATTACAGGTTGGAAGATACGCATGCGAATTTCTCCACCGGCCAGTTCATCGTAGGGCGAGTTTCAGCCCAGATAAGGCTGAAGCTTGACGTTTGTTCCTGTGTGCAGGGAGTCCACGTCGGAAAAGCTCAGCATGCGGCAGATATGTCTCACCCGTATGTCAGTCACCCAACGCATAAGCGACACGAGCGGCCTCAATTCGACGCAATTTCGCCTCCAGCGCCGACCAGTCGTCGGCCGCCGCGATCGGCGCCCACAGGGCCTCGACCTCGTCGATCAGCAGCTCTTCGGGCTCCAAAGCGCTGAAAACCGGGCTTTCCAGCCGTTCTGGGCGGTCGGTCTCGAACTCGGCCAGCTTGCGACGGAAGTCCAGGAAGGCGTCTTGTCCGTACAGATCCGCGCGCGGACCGGCCAAGGCGCGCGCCGCCGACGCCTCGCCGCCGAACCAGTCGAAGAAGAACGGCTCCCAGCGCAGTGATTCGTCGCCGGCCGCCCCGCCTGTCGCAAGCGCCACGAACGCGGCCTGGACCAGGGCGACGTCCTCGTCGGCCGAGCGGCTCTTCAAGCCCAGGCGGTTCAGCACCGCCCCGCGCAGGGCGTCTCTATAGTGGTCGGAGAAACCGTTCAGGGCGGCGATCAGCCCGGCGTCGTCGGTGACCTGGGCCAGGCACCCGGCCAGCTGCTGCAGGTTCCAGAACACCGTCTCGGGCTGGCGGCCGAAGCTGTAGAGCCCCGAATGGTCGAAATAGGCGGCCGTGAAGTTCGGATCGTTCCGGGGCAGGAACCGCCAGGGGCCGTAGTCGAAGCTTTCGCCGGTCACCACCATGTTGTCGGTGTTGAGCACCCCGTGCACGAAGCCCGCCGCCATCCAGCGGGCGCAGAGCCGGGCGCTGGCCGCGACCACCTGTTCCAGCAGGACCTTGGGCCGATCCGGCTGGTCGGCGACGCCGGGGAAGTAGGTCTCGACCGCGTGGTCGACCAGTTTGGCGATGTTGTCGGGCCGCTCCAGATAGGCCTGGCGCTGGAAGGTGCCGAAGCGGATGTGGCTGTGCGACAGGCGGGTCAGCACGGCCGAGCGGGTGGGGCTGGGTTCGTCGCCGCGCACCAGGTCCTCGCCGGTCTCGACCAGGGAGAAGGCGCGCGAGGTCGGAACGCCCAGGGCCTCCAGCTGGGCCGCGGCCAGGATCTCGCGCACCCCGCCCTTCAGGGTCAGCCGCCCGTCGCCGGCCCGCGACCACGGCGTCTGGCCCGACCCCTTGGTGGCCAGGTCCAGCAACCGCCCGCTTCCCTGCTCCCGCAGCTGGGCGAACAGGAAACCGCGCCCGTCGCCCAGGTCGGGATTGTAGGTCCGGAACTGATGGCCGTGATAGCGCATGGCCAGCGGCCCCGGCTGATTGTCCGGCAAGGGCTGGAACCGCGCGAAATGGCTCAGCCATTCGGCGTCGCTCAGCCCCTCCAGCCCGACGGTCGCGGCGGCCCGGTCATTGCGGAACCGCAGGATCGTCTCGGGGAAGTCGGCGGGCGCGACGGGATCGGCGAAGTCCGGCCCCAGGCGCATGAAGATCGGGTCGGGGCGATAGCTCTGCGAGATCGGCATGCCCCGCACATGAGTCCATCCGTGGCGCGGCGCAAGTCTAACGTCGCCGACGGGTCGGTCCCTCAAAACCACGAACGGAAGATTGGGGATGGTCGGCGAACGCTGTCGCATCCGCGCAACAGCGGTTCGCGAACCGTTAATCCATAAGGTTTTTCCTTGCCGAGTATCCAGCGGGGCCGTAACCCTTGCGTGTCAATTCGAACAATCGTTCGGGTCACGACCAAATCAAAAGGCGGGGGCGATGCAAGCGCCCGCGTCATAAAACGAACCGAGGTAGGAAATGCGCTTTACTCAGGTGCTTTGCGGCACGGCGTCCGCCGTCGTGCTCGCCGGTCTGACCCCGATGGCGGCTCAGGCTCAACAATCAGACATCCCCACCGTCGACAGCATCGTCGTCACCGCCCAGAAGCGCGAGCAGAACCTGCAGGACGTGCCGGTGGTGGTCACCGCGGTCGGCGCCAAGCTGCTGCAGGACACGGGCGTCAAGGACATCAAGGATCTGACGATCCTGACCCCCGGTCTGACCGTGACCTCGACCACGTCGGAAGCCTCGACCACCGCCCGGATTCGTGGCGTCGGTACGGTCGGCGACAACCCTGGCCTCGAAAGCTCGGTCGGCGTCGTGATCGACGGCGTCTATCGCCCGCGCAACGGCGTGTCGTTCGGCGACCTGGGCCAGATGGAGCGCATCGAGGTCCTGAAGGGCCCGCAAGGCACCCTGTTCGGCAAGAGCACCTCGGCCGGCGTCATCAACATCGTCACCAAGGAGCCGGAGTTCGGCTTCGGCGCCGAAGGCGAGGCGACGATCGGCAACTTCAACGCCCACGGCCTGGCCGCTTCGGTGACCGGTCCGCTGTTCGGCACGGAAACCCTGGCCGGTCGCCTGTACGTCGCCGCCCGCGAGCGCGACGGCTATAACGACGTGGTCACCGGCAAGGGTCCCAGCGACCGCGACGAGGACGCCGACCAGAACTTCTACACCGTGCGCGGCCAGCTGCTGTTCGTGCCGGACGACAAGTCCAGCTTCAAGCTGATCGGCGACTACACCAAGCGCGACGAGAACTGCTGCGGCGCCGTGCAGATCCGCACCGGCGCCACCGCCGGCCTGCTGGCCATCGTGAACGGCGGCCCGGCCCTGGCCAACCCCGCCAATCCCTATGACCGCGTCGCCTATTCGAACCGCGGCGCCCCGGCCTCGGTCGAGGACAAGGGCGTGTCGCTGGAAGGCAAGATCGACACCGGCTTCGGCGAGATCACCTCGATCACGGCCGTCCGCAACTGGCGCACCGACAACGGCCAGGACTCCGACTTCAGCACCGCCGACCTGGCCTACCGCGTGAAGGACGGCACCAACTCGGCCGAGTTCACCACCTTCAGCCAGGAAATCCGCCTGGCGGGCCAGACCGACAAGTTCGACTGGCTGGTCGGCGCGTTCCTGGCCGACGAGAAGTTGGATAACAAGGCCAACTTCCTCTACGGCAACAACTACGAGCAGTATCTGGGCCGTCTGCTGTCGCTCGCGGCGTCGCCCAGCACCGGCGGCCTGCCCAACTTCGTCGCCACCCTGCTGAACCGCGCGCCCAACACCAGCTTCGTCGGCGGCCAGGGCCTGCACGACCGCTACCAGCAGCGCGCCACCACCATCGCCGGCTTCACCAACAACACCTGGCACGTGACCGACGCCTTCGACATCACCGCCGGCCTGCGCTACTCGATCGACGACAAGACACTGGACACCTACCAGACGACCAGCGACGGCGGGATCGCCTGCGCCACCGCCCTGTCGCCGGCCGGCCAACTGCGCATCGCCACCCTGGTCGGCGCCGCCAACGCCCCGACCGTCATCGGCAACCTCTGCCTGCCCTGGGCCAACCCCCTGTTCAACGGCCGCGGCACCAAGCAGAAGCGTTCGGACAAGGAATGGAGCGGCACCATCAAGGCGTCGTACCGCTTCTCGCCCGAGGTCTTCACCTACGCCTCGTACGCGCGCGGCTATAAGGGCGGCGGCTTCAACCTGGACCGCACCCAGTCGTCCAACGGCCTGCCCAGCGGCGGTTCGGGCATCACGCCGATCAAGGACACCTCGTTCCCCGCCGAATTCGTCGACAGCTACGAACTGGGCATGAAGAACACCCTGTTCAATCGCACGGTGCTGTTCAACATCACGGGCTTCTACCAAAAGTTCAGCGACTTCCAGCTGAACACCTTCCTGGGCACGTCGTTCGCGGTGCGCTCGATCCCGGAAGTGACCTCCAAGGGCGCCGACCTCGACTTCATCTGGTTCACCCCGGTGCACGGCCTGTCGATCCAAAGCGGCCTGAGCTATTCGGACACCAAGTACGGCGATCAGGCGGTTCCGAACGATCCGACCAACGCCCTGGCCCTGCTGCCGGGCAGCCGCATGTCCCTGGCGCCCAAGTGGTCGGGCACCGCCTCGGTGACCTACGAGCACCCGGTCGGCGACAGCCTGAAGGCCCGCTTCAACGTCGGCGCCAAGTACTCGTCCGACTACAACACCGGTTCGGACCTGTTCCCGCCGAAGGTCCAGAAGGACTACACCGTGGTCAACGGCCGCGTCGCCCTGGGCGCCGTGGACGACAAGTGGACCATCGAACTGTGGGGTCAGAACCTGTTCGACGAGAAGTACGAGCAAGTCGCCTTCAACGGCTTCCTGCAAGGCTCCTCGGGCCTCTCGGCGACCAACAAGGTCTACAACCCGGCCGCCGACACCATCACCTACGACGCCTTCCTGGGCGCGCCGCGCACCTACGGCATGACCCTGCGGGCCAAGTTCTAGGCCTGAAACCCGAACGGGCGGCGGCCTCCGCCGCCCGACTTTGAAACGACGGGAAGGGCGATCCGGGCGACCGGGTCGCCCTTTCCTTTGTCCCTTTCGCCGCGGCCAAGCTTTTATCGAATCCCGAACCGTCCCACCCTGGCGCTCAAGGATTCGTCGCGGAGGCCCATCCCATGAAGACCGTCCGACTGCTCGGCGTCTGGGTCTGCCTGTTGCTGGGGCTGGCGATCGCCAACCTGGCCCTGCGAACGCCCCCGCCCCTGCCGGCCAACGCCCCCGCCGACCAGTTCTCGGCCACGCGCGCCATGGCCGACGTCCGCGCCATCGGCGGCAAGCCCCACCCGATCGGCTCGGCCGAGATCGTCCGGGTTCGCGACCATCTGATGAGCCGCATCGCGGGCCTCGGGCTGGAGGTCTTCGTCCGCCCCGGCGAGGGCGTGCGCGAGGCGGCCAAGTGGTCGCCCCGCTCGATGGCCGTGGGCGCGGTGCAGAACATCGTCGCCACCCTGCCCGGGACCGACCGCGAGGCCCCCGCCGTGCTGGTGATGAGCCACTACGACACCGTCCACAACTCGCCCGGCGCGGCCGACGACTCCGCGGGCGTGGCCGCGGCCCTGGAGATCGCCCGCGCCCTGAAGGCCGGCCCCCAGCCCGCCCGCGACGTGATCTTCCTGTTCACCGACGGCGAGGAGCCGGGCCTGCTGGGCGCCGAGGCCTTCTTCGGTCGCGATCCCCTGCGCGAGCACGTGGGCGTGGTGATCAACATGGAGGCCCGGGGCGACGCGGGCCGCGCGGCCATGTTCCAGACCGGCCCCGACAGCGGCGACCTGATCCGCCTCTATGCCGGCGCCGCCCACCAGCCGACCGCCAACTCGCTGGCCGCCGCCGTCTATCAGCGGATGCCCAACGACACCGACTTCACCCACGCCCTGCGCGTGGGCCTGCCGGGACTGAACTTCGCCTTCATCGACGACCAGCTGGCCTATCACACGCCCCTGGCCACGCCCGACCACCTGAACCAGGGCAGCCTGCAGAACCTGGGCGACCAGGCCCTGCCCGTGGTCCGCGCCCTGGCCATGGGCCAGGCCCTGCCGGCCAAGTCGCCCGACCTGATCTATTCCGACGTCCTGGCCCTGGGCCTGGTGGCCTATCCGATCGAGATCGGCTGGGCGATCCTGGGCCTGGCCGGGGTGCTGATCGTCTTCACCGGCTATCGCGCCCTGCGCGGCAAGGCCGTGACCTTTGTCGAGATCCTGCGCGGGATCGCCGGCTTCCTGCTGCTGGCGGCCGGCGCCGTCCTGGCCCTGCACCTGGCCGGACGGCTGATCGGGATCGGCGACCAGCAGCGCTATTACGCGGTGCTGGGCCAGTTCAACGCCCTGCTGCCCGGCGCCGGGATCCTGCTGATCGGGGTCTGCCTGACGATCCTGATCCTGCAGGCGCGCGGCGTTCGCGGACTCTGGGGACGGGTCTGGGTCAGCCTCATCGCCCTGGCCGCCGGGGGTCTGTGCAGCCTGGTCGGCGGTTTCGACCAGATCGGCCTGGGCCTGGGCGTCGCCGTCGTGGTGCTGGCCTGGCTGAGCCTGGGCCGGGGCGTGGGCGTGTTCGGCGCCTGGCTGGGCGCCCTGCTGGTGGTGCTGGCCCTAGCCGTGACCGCGCAGGTGCTGCTGCCCGGCGCCTCGGTGATGCTGGCCTGGCCGCTGCTGGCCGCCAGCCTGGCCGCCGCCCTGGTCATGGCCGTGGGCGGCGCCCGCGACCGCCGCGTGGCCTGGCTGCTGACCCTGGTCATCGCCCTGGTCGCCGTCGCCGTGGTCGCCCAGCTGAGCGCCTGGGGGGCTTGGACCTTCGCCGGTGTGGGCCTGACCGAGCCGGCGGTGCTGGCGGTGTTCGCCATCCTGGCCGCCCCCGCCCTGCTGCCCCTGGCCTTCGACTTCGCC
The window above is part of the Caulobacter soli genome. Proteins encoded here:
- a CDS encoding protein adenylyltransferase SelO, whose amino-acid sequence is MPISQSYRPDPIFMRLGPDFADPVAPADFPETILRFRNDRAAATVGLEGLSDAEWLSHFARFQPLPDNQPGPLAMRYHGHQFRTYNPDLGDGRGFLFAQLREQGSGRLLDLATKGSGQTPWSRAGDGRLTLKGGVREILAAAQLEALGVPTSRAFSLVETGEDLVRGDEPSPTRSAVLTRLSHSHIRFGTFQRQAYLERPDNIAKLVDHAVETYFPGVADQPDRPKVLLEQVVAASARLCARWMAAGFVHGVLNTDNMVVTGESFDYGPWRFLPRNDPNFTAAYFDHSGLYSFGRQPETVFWNLQQLAGCLAQVTDDAGLIAALNGFSDHYRDALRGAVLNRLGLKSRSADEDVALVQAAFVALATGGAAGDESLRWEPFFFDWFGGEASAARALAGPRADLYGQDAFLDFRRKLAEFETDRPERLESPVFSALEPEELLIDEVEALWAPIAAADDWSALEAKLRRIEAARVAYALGD
- a CDS encoding TonB-dependent receptor, which gives rise to MRFTQVLCGTASAVVLAGLTPMAAQAQQSDIPTVDSIVVTAQKREQNLQDVPVVVTAVGAKLLQDTGVKDIKDLTILTPGLTVTSTTSEASTTARIRGVGTVGDNPGLESSVGVVIDGVYRPRNGVSFGDLGQMERIEVLKGPQGTLFGKSTSAGVINIVTKEPEFGFGAEGEATIGNFNAHGLAASVTGPLFGTETLAGRLYVAARERDGYNDVVTGKGPSDRDEDADQNFYTVRGQLLFVPDDKSSFKLIGDYTKRDENCCGAVQIRTGATAGLLAIVNGGPALANPANPYDRVAYSNRGAPASVEDKGVSLEGKIDTGFGEITSITAVRNWRTDNGQDSDFSTADLAYRVKDGTNSAEFTTFSQEIRLAGQTDKFDWLVGAFLADEKLDNKANFLYGNNYEQYLGRLLSLAASPSTGGLPNFVATLLNRAPNTSFVGGQGLHDRYQQRATTIAGFTNNTWHVTDAFDITAGLRYSIDDKTLDTYQTTSDGGIACATALSPAGQLRIATLVGAANAPTVIGNLCLPWANPLFNGRGTKQKRSDKEWSGTIKASYRFSPEVFTYASYARGYKGGGFNLDRTQSSNGLPSGGSGITPIKDTSFPAEFVDSYELGMKNTLFNRTVLFNITGFYQKFSDFQLNTFLGTSFAVRSIPEVTSKGADLDFIWFTPVHGLSIQSGLSYSDTKYGDQAVPNDPTNALALLPGSRMSLAPKWSGTASVTYEHPVGDSLKARFNVGAKYSSDYNTGSDLFPPKVQKDYTVVNGRVALGAVDDKWTIELWGQNLFDEKYEQVAFNGFLQGSSGLSATNKVYNPAADTITYDAFLGAPRTYGMTLRAKF
- a CDS encoding M28 family metallopeptidase; translated protein: MKTVRLLGVWVCLLLGLAIANLALRTPPPLPANAPADQFSATRAMADVRAIGGKPHPIGSAEIVRVRDHLMSRIAGLGLEVFVRPGEGVREAAKWSPRSMAVGAVQNIVATLPGTDREAPAVLVMSHYDTVHNSPGAADDSAGVAAALEIARALKAGPQPARDVIFLFTDGEEPGLLGAEAFFGRDPLREHVGVVINMEARGDAGRAAMFQTGPDSGDLIRLYAGAAHQPTANSLAAAVYQRMPNDTDFTHALRVGLPGLNFAFIDDQLAYHTPLATPDHLNQGSLQNLGDQALPVVRALAMGQALPAKSPDLIYSDVLALGLVAYPIEIGWAILGLAGVLIVFTGYRALRGKAVTFVEILRGIAGFLLLAAGAVLALHLAGRLIGIGDQQRYYAVLGQFNALLPGAGILLIGVCLTILILQARGVRGLWGRVWVSLIALAAGGLCSLVGGFDQIGLGLGVAVVVLAWLSLGRGVGVFGAWLGALLVVLALAVTAQVLLPGASVMLAWPLLAASLAAALVMAVGGARDRRVAWLLTLVIALVAVAVVAQLSAWGAWTFAGVGLTEPAVLAVFAILAAPALLPLAFDFAAYRWAPIFAGVAVAAGVGLLAYAGLGDPGPTRPRLAEASHLADLSTGTAWRVSPQPRLDPWSTVVLSDNDAKPVRQAYPPLFREPVWMAPTNVLPVERPVLTIDRAGDRLLVRAVPTAGAEVLTLRLRPSVDLDQPRLNGRPIALPTKAGEWSSLSYHAPDPNGVTLSFTARAAGKIEVAVVEIRDGWPRGASAIPAKPPGLMGMGYSDKTIVLDRGALSWPAFVDSDTQP